In one Mycoplasmopsis canis PG 14 genomic region, the following are encoded:
- a CDS encoding DDE-type integrase/transposase/recombinase, with product MKITHNLFKYKNLTKFEIKKQQSLKLIAENIEKSLSYLSLITNLSLSTVKRYKKVIKSKKEIVVSHKNKYHQRNYKITDAEIELVFKNYLETCQFILNRDLTNNQLSIKTYFNSEYGSFIREKISYKTLVKRFNQLGLFNIHTTKRGRRVARLSKKKTSEDITLILKNYYQQIKQNEKQRQVLNLKKNLKFGEIVEIDAQLEPYLKNDKPLYLYHAIDVATGTLLAAWFEEQETTLGYQRLLEIVFKKYGFPKKIYTDKRRSFWGSENTQTVFEKVLNKKGIEVLSSSNPKHKPHVERSFRTSLDQYPLLIHENGYKNIDDLKKNNEVFQNYYNIRNKKIISKQNVFQKEGKKNGNWAVDLEINRKVLNGVVRYQGKNYAAFDMYNKRIIFPYNSDVLLVHSSDDNLYFKYNDKKYFAKEPNGKYLSLTEMWALEKGLDYSIPAVGKLAFIYNKTNSFFKTLELYISKFNSISVNAQDSNLEANKIMSEYLSILRALHRSINDDIRIDA from the coding sequence ATGAAAATAACACACAACTTATTTAAGTATAAAAATTTAACAAAATTTGAAATAAAAAAACAACAATCTTTAAAATTGATTGCTGAAAATATCGAAAAATCTTTATCTTATCTTAGCTTGATTACAAACCTTAGTTTATCAACTGTAAAAAGATATAAAAAAGTTATTAAAAGCAAAAAAGAAATTGTTGTCTCACATAAAAATAAATATCATCAAAGAAATTACAAAATAACTGATGCAGAAATAGAATTAGTCTTTAAAAATTATTTAGAAACATGTCAGTTTATTTTGAATAGAGATCTAACAAATAATCAACTTTCAATTAAAACATACTTCAATTCTGAGTATGGTTCTTTTATAAGAGAAAAAATTTCTTACAAAACTTTAGTTAAGAGATTTAATCAATTAGGTTTATTTAATATACATACAACCAAGAGAGGAAGAAGGGTTGCAAGATTATCAAAGAAAAAAACCTCAGAAGATATAACATTGATATTAAAAAATTATTATCAACAGATTAAACAAAACGAAAAACAAAGACAAGTTTTAAATCTAAAGAAAAATCTAAAATTCGGCGAAATTGTTGAGATTGATGCACAACTTGAACCATACTTGAAAAATGATAAACCATTATATCTTTATCATGCAATAGATGTAGCAACAGGAACATTGTTAGCAGCATGATTCGAAGAACAAGAAACAACATTAGGATATCAAAGACTACTAGAAATTGTATTTAAAAAGTATGGATTCCCAAAGAAAATCTATACTGATAAAAGAAGAAGTTTTTGAGGAAGCGAAAACACACAAACAGTCTTTGAAAAAGTTTTAAATAAAAAGGGAATAGAAGTACTAAGTTCATCAAATCCAAAACATAAACCACATGTTGAAAGATCTTTTAGGACATCACTAGACCAATATCCGTTACTTATTCACGAAAACGGATATAAAAATATTGATGATTTGAAGAAAAATAATGAAGTATTTCAAAATTATTACAATATCAGGAATAAAAAAATAATTTCTAAACAAAATGTTTTTCAAAAAGAGGGAAAGAAAAACGGCAATTGAGCCGTTGATTTAGAGATTAATAGAAAAGTTTTAAATGGTGTTGTTAGATACCAAGGTAAAAATTACGCAGCCTTTGATATGTATAACAAAAGAATTATCTTCCCTTATAATTCTGACGTTTTATTAGTGCATTCTTCGGATGATAATTTGTATTTTAAATATAATGATAAAAAATACTTTGCTAAGGAACCTAACGGAAAATATCTAAGTTTAACAGAAATGTGAGCTTTAGAGAAAGGATTAGATTACTCTATTCCAGCCGTAGGGAAACTAGCATTTATCTATAATAAAACAAATTCATTTTTTAAAACTCTTGAATTATATATCTCAAAATTTAATAGTATTTCCGTGAATGCGCAAGATAGTAATCTTGAAGCTAATAAAATCATGTCCGAATACTTAAGCATACTCCGAGCATTGCACAGAAGCATCAATGATGATATAAGAATTGATGCATAA
- a CDS encoding HsdM family class I SAM-dependent methyltransferase yields MNIEIKNKTIKLIDELKAICQVFGLGNDGNEYKIITQIFLYKFINDKFGYELKKEDENIRNAEKWDEAFINMDKSSRDKLLNKLNPEIPTLEPEHLISSLWNQQDKGDFSSIFDKVMLEISRKNEDIFVTRTSQGTKIPIFEELTIYITDRNERSNFAKALIGKLHNFSFEKVFEEKYDFFSTIFEYLIKDYNTNGGGKYAEYYTPHSIASIMAKLLVGNEKDLKSMNIYDPSAGTGTLLMALANEIGNEKCTIFAQDISQRSNKMLKLNLILNGSTLSLENVIQGDTLTSPNYLWFDKDEENDRIEEFDFVVSNPPFKMDFSETREKLASMPSRFWAGVPKIPAKKKESMAIYTLFIQHVINSIKKDTGKGAIVIPTGFITSKSGVERKILEKIVDDKIVYGCISMPSNVFANTGTNVSVLFFDKKQKHDKVILIDASKLGEEYQEGKNKKKRLTNDDIDLIIKTFNGKEVVDNFSVAVTYDEIKEKNYSLSAGQYFEIKIDYIDMSEEEFENKMSEYKNELLSLFEEGDKLQKEIMEQLSKIKYEKS; encoded by the coding sequence ATGAATATAGAAATTAAAAACAAGACAATAAAACTTATTGATGAACTAAAGGCTATTTGTCAGGTCTTTGGACTCGGGAATGATGGTAATGAATATAAAATAATTACTCAAATATTCTTATATAAATTTATAAATGATAAATTTGGATATGAATTAAAAAAAGAGGATGAAAATATAAGAAATGCAGAAAAATGAGATGAAGCATTTATTAATATGGATAAAAGTTCAAGAGATAAGTTATTGAATAAGCTTAATCCAGAAATACCTACACTTGAACCTGAGCACCTTATTTCTTCATTATGAAATCAACAAGATAAAGGTGACTTTTCTTCAATATTTGATAAAGTTATGTTAGAAATTTCAAGAAAAAACGAAGATATTTTTGTAACTAGAACATCACAAGGTACAAAAATACCGATTTTTGAAGAACTAACAATATACATAACTGACAGAAATGAACGTTCAAATTTTGCGAAAGCATTGATTGGTAAATTGCATAATTTTTCATTTGAAAAAGTTTTCGAAGAAAAATACGATTTCTTTTCAACAATATTCGAATATTTAATTAAAGACTATAACACAAATGGGGGCGGTAAGTATGCCGAGTATTATACCCCTCATTCAATTGCTTCCATAATGGCAAAACTTCTTGTTGGCAATGAAAAAGATTTAAAAAGCATGAATATTTATGACCCATCAGCTGGTACAGGTACATTGCTAATGGCCTTAGCCAACGAAATCGGAAATGAGAAGTGTACAATATTTGCTCAAGATATTTCTCAACGTAGTAACAAAATGTTGAAACTAAATCTTATTTTAAATGGATCAACACTTTCATTAGAAAATGTTATCCAAGGAGATACTTTAACATCTCCTAATTATTTGTGGTTTGACAAAGATGAGGAAAATGACAGAATTGAAGAATTTGACTTTGTTGTTTCTAACCCGCCTTTTAAAATGGATTTTTCAGAAACTAGAGAAAAATTAGCTAGTATGCCTTCAAGGTTTTGAGCTGGTGTGCCTAAAATACCTGCTAAGAAAAAAGAGAGCATGGCCATTTATACATTATTTATTCAACATGTAATTAATTCTATAAAAAAAGATACTGGAAAAGGTGCTATTGTTATACCTACAGGTTTTATTACATCTAAATCAGGTGTTGAAAGAAAAATATTAGAAAAAATTGTAGACGACAAAATAGTTTATGGATGTATAAGTATGCCTTCAAATGTTTTTGCTAACACTGGTACAAATGTTTCTGTTTTGTTCTTTGATAAAAAACAAAAACATGACAAAGTTATATTAATAGATGCATCTAAACTTGGCGAAGAGTACCAAGAAGGTAAAAATAAGAAAAAAAGACTAACTAACGATGATATTGATTTAATAATAAAAACTTTTAATGGTAAAGAAGTTGTTGATAATTTTTCGGTAGCCGTTACCTATGATGAAATTAAAGAAAAAAACTACTCATTATCAGCTGGTCAGTATTTTGAAATCAAAATAGACTACATAGATATGAGTGAAGAAGAATTTGAAAACAAGATGTCTGAGTATAAAAATGAATTATTATCCCTTTTCGAAGAAGGAGATAAATTACAAAAAGAGATAATGGAGCAATTAAGTAAAATAAAATATGAAAAAAGCTAA
- a CDS encoding restriction endonuclease subunit S has protein sequence MKKAKIIKLKDIATFTPGQSPESKYYSDNKMFTPFLQGSRTFGRLFPEIHTYTSKITKIAKKGDILMSVRAPIGDLNLAPIDLCIGRGLGAIKGIDIPNEYIFFILKNNINNLIKNASGTTFSSVSADEVLNMDLLVPIKNLKKIGDFLWKIESKIEINNKINDNLDVNHISRLVRL, from the coding sequence ATGAAAAAAGCTAAGATAATAAAATTAAAAGATATAGCAACATTTACTCCAGGTCAGTCACCGGAGTCTAAATATTATTCTGACAATAAAATGTTCACACCTTTTTTGCAGGGAAGTAGAACTTTTGGGAGATTATTTCCTGAAATACACACTTATACTTCTAAAATAACTAAAATTGCAAAAAAAGGAGATATTTTAATGAGTGTCAGAGCTCCAATTGGCGACTTAAACTTAGCTCCTATCGATTTATGCATCGGTAGAGGATTAGGAGCTATAAAAGGGATAGATATTCCTAATGAATATATTTTTTTTATTTTAAAGAATAATATCAATAATTTAATAAAAAATGCTTCCGGAACCACGTTTTCTTCTGTATCAGCAGATGAAGTATTAAATATGGATTTATTAGTTCCGATTAAAAATTTAAAAAAAATTGGAGATTTTTTATGAAAAATAGAAAGTAAAATAGAGATAAATAACAAGATAAACGATAATTTAGATGTTAATCATATATCTCGGCTTGTCCGTTTATAA
- a CDS encoding restriction endonuclease subunit S, which translates to MIEVFLLFISLNDNLEKQMSFIYKYWFFQFDFPNKNKKPYKSSGSNMVKNEILRTYLPENFEIIPLSKIASFLSGYPFSKSDYVKEGRYKLITIKNVQENGINLNVDNYINNTPKGMQDYCNLKPYDILLSLTGNVGRSGIIYSKGCLLNQRVALVKPSDPNLNSYIYCMLKSEWIRNKLQNISNGSSQSNLSTTEAEELLIPFNNEIAIKFANLTKPIIKNIVKNLSENQRLTKLRDFLTILLINGQAEIYD; encoded by the coding sequence TTGATTGAAGTTTTTTTACTATTTATTTCACTAAACGATAATTTAGAGAAACAAATGAGTTTTATTTATAAATATTGGTTTTTTCAATTTGATTTCCCTAATAAAAACAAAAAACCTTACAAATCTTCTGGTTCAAACATGGTTAAAAATGAGATTTTAAGAACTTATTTACCAGAAAATTTCGAAATTATACCCTTATCTAAAATTGCATCATTTTTATCTGGATATCCTTTTTCTAAAAGTGACTATGTTAAAGAAGGGAGATATAAATTAATAACCATAAAGAATGTGCAAGAGAACGGTATTAATTTAAATGTTGATAATTACATAAACAATACTCCAAAAGGCATGCAAGATTATTGCAACTTAAAGCCTTATGATATATTATTATCTTTAACAGGAAACGTTGGGCGTTCAGGTATTATCTATAGTAAAGGTTGTCTTTTAAATCAACGAGTAGCTCTTGTTAAACCGAGTGACCCTAACCTAAATTCATACATATATTGTATGTTAAAAAGCGAATGAATAAGAAATAAGTTACAGAATATATCAAACGGTTCATCGCAATCTAATTTAAGCACTACTGAAGCAGAAGAACTATTAATACCCTTTAATAATGAAATAGCTATTAAGTTCGCTAACTTAACAAAACCAATTATAAAAAATATTGTTAAGAATTTATCAGAAAATCAAAGACTAACAAAATTACGTGATTTTTTAACCATACTCCTTATAAACGGACAAGCCGAGATATATGATTAA
- the xerA gene encoding site-specific tyrosine recombinase/integron integrase, which translates to MTKEKTIKNIIQKMQNILNNKQLKVLGHVLEAEFHTYFGDNEENKTNNELLNMFISSKKLEGCSDNTINYYKSTIEMMLKSVNKEIAEIETNDLRNYLSNQQEKNNSSKVTIDNIRRILSSFFSWLEDENYIVKSPVRRIKKVKSPIIIKETYSDEELEIMRDYVENYRDIALIDILASTGMRVGELVKLNIEDINFNERECIVTGKGNKERMVYFDAKTKIHLKNYLMSRKDTNKALFVSLKFPYNRISINGIETRLRKIGKSLNIKKVHPHKFRRTLATIAIDKGMPIEQVQKLLGHEKIDTTLKYAMVKQNNVKTSHQKYIS; encoded by the coding sequence ATGACAAAAGAAAAAACAATAAAAAACATAATTCAAAAAATGCAAAATATTTTGAATAACAAACAATTAAAAGTGCTAGGGCATGTTCTTGAGGCTGAATTTCACACTTATTTTGGTGATAATGAAGAAAATAAAACTAACAATGAATTACTAAATATGTTTATTAGTTCCAAGAAATTAGAAGGTTGTTCAGATAACACTATAAACTATTATAAATCAACAATTGAAATGATGTTGAAATCAGTAAATAAAGAAATTGCAGAAATCGAAACTAATGATTTAAGAAATTATTTATCTAACCAACAAGAAAAAAATAATTCTAGCAAGGTCACAATAGATAATATACGAAGAATACTATCTAGCTTTTTCTCATGACTAGAAGATGAAAACTATATTGTCAAAAGTCCTGTGAGAAGAATAAAAAAAGTAAAATCACCTATTATCATTAAAGAAACATATTCAGATGAAGAATTGGAAATTATGCGGGATTATGTAGAAAATTATAGGGATATTGCTCTAATAGATATATTAGCTTCTACAGGTATGAGGGTAGGAGAATTAGTAAAATTAAACATAGAAGATATCAATTTTAACGAGAGGGAATGTATAGTGACCGGAAAAGGAAATAAAGAAAGAATGGTTTATTTTGATGCAAAAACAAAAATACATTTAAAAAACTATCTCATGTCCAGAAAAGATACTAATAAAGCTTTGTTCGTTTCTTTAAAATTTCCTTACAATAGAATTAGCATAAACGGAATCGAAACCAGGTTAAGAAAAATAGGAAAAAGTTTAAATATAAAAAAAGTTCATCCACATAAATTTAGGAGAACTCTTGCTACTATCGCAATAGATAAAGGTATGCCTATTGAACAAGTCCAAAAACTATTAGGACACGAAAAGATAGATACTACTTTAAAATATGCGATGGTTAAACAAAATAATGTAAAAACATCACACCAAAAATATATAAGTTAA
- a CDS encoding restriction endonuclease subunit S: protein MKKLRLRDIAEINSLLLLKKDRILEVKYLDTSNLTNNVIENFQHFNSEEKKLPSRAKRKVKQNTILYSMVRPNQRHFGILKNLDFLKILVSTGFCTIDVNENIADPDFIYYFITQDFMIDKMQNLAEQSTTSYPSITPNDIKNIEINLPNSETQKKIGKFLSDIENKIKINNKINDNLEMYLKAIFNTIISSNSNKKRIRLIDIADLYQPNSLNAKNLDNNYPYFVFGANGIIGKYKEYNHEENEVAVSCRGTCGLVYMSLPKSWITSNAMVVKPKNFFPYKEFIFKTLQTKSASYLATGSVQPQLTKENLSLYEVILPEEEKIIYFENIAKKVRLIINKNINENLKLSNLQKFLLPLLMNGQAEIDD, encoded by the coding sequence ATGAAAAAACTTAGGTTAAGAGATATAGCAGAAATAAATTCTCTTCTATTATTAAAAAAGGATAGAATTTTAGAAGTTAAGTATCTTGATACAAGCAATTTAACAAATAATGTAATTGAAAACTTCCAGCATTTTAATTCTGAAGAAAAAAAACTTCCTTCTAGAGCTAAAAGAAAGGTTAAGCAAAATACTATATTGTATTCAATGGTTAGACCAAATCAAAGGCACTTCGGAATACTTAAGAATTTAGATTTTTTAAAAATATTGGTTTCTACCGGATTTTGTACTATAGATGTAAATGAAAATATTGCTGATCCAGATTTTATTTACTATTTTATTACTCAAGATTTTATGATAGATAAAATGCAGAATTTAGCTGAACAAAGTACAACATCATACCCATCAATTACACCAAATGATATCAAAAATATAGAGATAAATTTACCGAATTCAGAAACACAAAAGAAGATCGGGAAATTTTTAAGTGATATAGAAAACAAAATAAAAATCAATAACAAGATAAACGATAATTTAGAAATGTACCTAAAAGCAATTTTTAATACAATTATTAGTAGTAATTCTAATAAAAAACGAATAAGACTAATAGATATAGCCGATTTATATCAACCCAATTCTTTAAATGCCAAAAATCTTGATAATAATTATCCATACTTTGTTTTTGGTGCAAATGGTATTATTGGAAAATATAAAGAATATAATCACGAAGAAAATGAGGTTGCAGTATCATGTAGGGGTACTTGCGGATTAGTTTACATGTCATTACCTAAGTCTTGAATAACGAGTAACGCCATGGTTGTAAAACCTAAAAACTTTTTTCCATATAAAGAATTTATATTTAAAACATTACAAACAAAATCTGCTTCATATCTTGCTACGGGTTCGGTCCAACCTCAGCTTACAAAAGAAAATTTATCTTTATATGAGGTTATTTTACCCGAAGAAGAAAAAATTATTTACTTCGAAAACATTGCAAAAAAAGTCAGATTAATAATTAACAAGAATATTAATGAGAATCTCAAGTTATCTAATTTACAAAAATTTTTACTTCCTTTACTTATGAACGGACAGGCTGAGATAGATGATTAA
- a CDS encoding SMODS domain-containing nucleotidyltransferase, whose product MNRIFKIFHDNIYMNKDVREKIQLRREEITKIIDNEYYEFELNSAISFFSGSYGRNTEIKSSDIDLIVILPNSVKERFDKRIGNIQSQFLTEVKEKIVKKFPRSEISSDGQVIVINFSDNIKFEVVPCFKNEFGDFLYYANTNYGGKWETMVPKKEIDAFNKGHKESNFIIKKFCRMIRSWKESNNVPIKGELIDAMVFDFFENYKGLKLEPFSCFDEYTKDFFEYIYKNIDYKSWFVPGSYRILKVENKELLKKKIYQAFIYAKKAISLPVILTNSYYSREYFWREIYGERFWKVK is encoded by the coding sequence ATGAATAGAATATTTAAAATTTTTCACGACAATATTTATATGAATAAAGATGTTCGTGAAAAAATACAATTAAGAAGAGAAGAAATTACAAAAATCATAGACAATGAATATTACGAGTTTGAATTAAACTCTGCGATTTCATTTTTTTCTGGTTCATATGGACGAAATACAGAAATAAAAAGTAGTGATATTGATTTAATAGTTATACTTCCAAATAGTGTTAAGGAAAGATTTGATAAACGAATTGGAAATATACAATCTCAATTTTTGACAGAAGTTAAGGAAAAAATTGTTAAAAAATTTCCTAGATCTGAAATATCTTCAGACGGACAGGTCATAGTTATTAATTTTTCAGACAATATTAAATTTGAAGTTGTTCCTTGTTTCAAAAATGAGTTTGGTGACTTTTTATACTACGCCAACACAAATTATGGAGGGAAATGAGAAACCATGGTACCTAAAAAAGAAATTGACGCATTCAACAAAGGCCATAAGGAGAGTAATTTCATTATAAAAAAATTTTGTAGAATGATAAGATCATGAAAAGAATCTAACAATGTTCCAATAAAAGGGGAACTAATTGATGCCATGGTATTTGATTTTTTTGAAAATTACAAAGGTTTAAAATTGGAACCATTTAGCTGTTTTGATGAATATACAAAAGATTTTTTTGAATACATATATAAAAATATTGATTATAAAAGTTGATTTGTCCCAGGCAGCTATAGAATACTTAAAGTAGAAAATAAAGAATTGTTAAAGAAAAAAATATATCAAGCATTTATATATGCTAAAAAAGCAATTTCATTACCGGTAATTCTTACTAATAGTTATTATAGTAGAGAATATTTTTGAAGGGAAATATATGGAGAAAGATTTTGAAAAGTTAAATAA
- a CDS encoding SLATT domain-containing protein yields MEKDFEKLNNDIINNINEIHDNVIYSQVTHEKEVERLMRWWHTLKITLIILSAIISSAVITSILGKTQISNIITVIIAALSLVFHSISYNFDLNSKISEHKKSADELRYIRDQIQILLAEQNIWDLEKIRNERILIIEKLNLIYSYAPKTSKKSYKLAKIALEKKRQQKLLQN; encoded by the coding sequence ATGGAGAAAGATTTTGAAAAGTTAAATAACGATATAATTAATAATATTAATGAAATTCATGATAATGTAATTTATTCCCAGGTAACCCATGAAAAAGAGGTTGAAAGATTAATGCGGTGATGACATACGCTCAAAATTACATTAATTATTTTATCAGCCATTATTTCTAGTGCAGTTATAACTAGTATTCTTGGAAAAACCCAAATTTCAAATATTATAACAGTTATTATAGCTGCATTATCTTTAGTGTTTCACTCTATAAGCTATAATTTTGATTTAAATTCTAAAATTTCTGAGCATAAGAAAAGTGCTGATGAACTTAGATATATAAGGGACCAAATTCAAATCTTATTAGCCGAACAAAATATATGAGATTTAGAAAAAATAAGAAATGAACGAATTTTAATAATAGAAAAGCTTAATCTAATTTACTCATATGCACCAAAAACTTCCAAGAAAAGTTATAAGCTAGCAAAAATAGCATTAGAGAAAAAAAGGCAACAAAAACTATTGCAAAATTAA